GCACGAGCGCGTGCCGGGGGGTGCCTCGGGCCACGAGACGGACAAGCGCAGCGCCTCGTCACCGCCGGGGACGGAGCTCCTTGCAAAGGGTCTCAACCCAGACGAAGGCGGCGCGGAAATCGTGTGCTACGGAACCGCCAGCGCTGGTGCAGTCTTCTCAGTTGGATCGATTACCTACGTCTCCGCCCTCTTGGTGGACGATGGCGTGTCGAGGATCACCAAGAACGTCCTCCATCACTTCCTCTCGACTTGATCGGGTCCCGATCGAGGTGTTGACAGGCAAGAGATCCGACTCGGCCCTGGATTCGTTTGTGTTGTCACCTTCATCGGTAGGGCGGCCCTTTAGGGCCGCCATGGTCGGCGGGGCTAAAGCCCAGCCCTACCGTCCATTCACTAGACAAGTGAACTCTCGGATTAGGTTGTCGTTACGCTGCCCTGGTTGGTCCATCGCTTGGAAGATCGAGCTTCGGGTCGATCTCGAGTGGTGACTCGAGCATCTCATCCCAGCTCACGGGTCGGTTCTCGTACGCGGCAAGGCGCCCAAGGATCGCTGTGAGGTTGCTCGCGACGCTTGGCGTCAACGTGTCACCCAGCGGTTGCTGATTAACGACGGCTGCGTGAAAGTCTTTGATATTGCTCACCGCGCCGCTCTCGTAGAGCCCCTTCGTGCTGCCGCCGGGCCAGGCGGTGTCGCCCGTGATGCGGACGTCCCCGTCGTACGCGGAGTCGACCGTGCCGCCCGCGCCGTACGTGCGAATACGGATGTCGTCGTATCCCTTTGCGAACTGCGCAGAGCTGAAGTCGACGAGCACGTCGTTGGGATAGCTGAACGTGACAACGAAGTGATCCCAGCAGTCGCCGACGTCAACGCGGGCCTTGCGGCCACCAGTGCCTTGGGCCTTCAAGGGATGCCCCTGCAGGTACCAGTTCGCGACATCAATCACGTGGATGTTTTGCTCGACGATGATGTCGCCCGATAGCGCTTTGTCGAATACCCAGTTCCGCACGCGGGCGGTCGGGCTCCCGTCAGGGACCTTTGGGTTGAGGCGTCCTGCGTGATAGTAGACGTGGCCCAGCACAGGTGCGCCAATGTCGCCCCGGTGCACGCGCTTGGCTGCCTCACGAAATAGAGGGTCTCGGCGGGTCTGGAAGTCTACGAGCAGCGCGAGGCGATCGCCGGCCTTGCGCGCCGCCTCTTGGATTGCCAAGCAGCCGGGAACGTCGACGGCAATCGGCTTTGCGAGAAACACGTGCTTGCCAGCCCCGAGGGCAGCAATCGTCTGGTCAGGATGGAAGTACGGCGGGCTCTCGATGGCGACCGCGTCGATTGGCCGATCGAGCAGCGCACGGTATCCGTCGAGCCCGGTAAAGCGCGCCTGCGCTTCCACCGACAGCTTGCCGCCAAGCGCTTCGACCCGATCCGCGAAGTAGTCGTGCAGCGCCACGACCTTGCTGTTGGTGTGCTGTTCGAAGAGCTTCCCGATGAACTCCCCGCGACCGCCGCTGCCGATGATGCCCAGCTCGAGCCGCGAGTTCGCCGGGGTTCCTCGTACCGAGCCTGGCTTGATAATGGTCCAGCCGGCCGTGGTGGCCACCGTCGCGTGCTTCAGGAAGTCGCGACGCCCAAGGCGCTGCACTTCGGCCTTACCCATGGGAGAACCTCCTGTGATATTTGTAATCTGAGGATATCTCATGCTCGGCCTTCCGGGTATGCTGATGTGCTCGCCCGACCTGAAGGTCGAGCCTACACTGGACCACGAGTGCCCCCGTCCTTGCTGCCCTCGACGATCAAGCCGACTGACACGCGGCGTCTGACCTCCCTGTGCGTGCGTGTCTCGACTCGTCCCCCGACAGTCCATGGACCACGCTCACGGCTCGCGTGTAGAATTCGCGTCGCGTAACTGGCACGGAGGGCAATGCATGTCGAACGCGGACAGTTGGGTCGTCGTGGGGCTGGACAACGGTGGGAACAAGAACAGCGCGACCGTGCTCGATGCATCGGGGCGGTTCCTGATCAGCGAGCTCATCGAAAGCCCGAGCCTCGTCCTGGAAGGGCCGGTACCGGCAGTCGACGCGCTGGTGGCCACGTATGCCGATGTCCTGCAGCGTGCCAAGGTGGATGCGAGCCAGGTCCGGGCCGTCGGCCTCGACACGCCAGGGCCCGCCAGCGCCGACGGTGTCATCTCGTCCCGCGGCTCTACGAACTTCTCGCAACCGGCGTGGCGCAACTTCGACTTTCGGGGCGCGCTCGAAGCGCAACTGGGGCTGCCGGTCATCTACAACAATGATGGAAACGCGGCGGCCCTGTACGCTCACCATCGGCTCTTCGGGCCCGTCGCCCTGGAACGTTCATCGATCTCCGCGATTGTCGGCACCGGCCTCGGCGGCGGCGTGATCCTGGATGGTCGCGTCGTCAAGGGGGCCGCCGGGTTCGCAGGAGAGCTGGGTCACGTCCACATCCCGATGGAAGGCCTGCTCGAGGAGGGCCAACCCCTGCCCTGCTGCAACTGCGGCTTCACCGGGGATGTCGAGAGCGTGGCGTCACTGACGGCCATCGAGAAGAACCTCCTG
The Luteitalea sp. genome window above contains:
- a CDS encoding ROK family protein, with protein sequence MSNADSWVVVGLDNGGNKNSATVLDASGRFLISELIESPSLVLEGPVPAVDALVATYADVLQRAKVDASQVRAVGLDTPGPASADGVISSRGSTNFSQPAWRNFDFRGALEAQLGLPVIYNNDGNAAALYAHHRLFGPVALERSSISAIVGTGLGGGVILDGRVVKGAAGFAGELGHVHIPMEGLLEEGQPLPCCNCGFTGDVESVASLTAIEKNLLPFWLTRFPDHPLAKVGSMAKAAKLVRGYGENRDPLALAIFEQQAMAIGRLFTIAANFTDPDAYFVGGGVVEAAPDFREWFLSRVREHTGLREEQELIARFEVVVDLDMAGARGAAIAALETVHGH
- a CDS encoding gfo/Idh/MocA family oxidoreductase; protein product: MDCRGTSRDTHAQGGQTPRVSRLDRRGQQGRGHSWSSVGSTFRSGEHISIPGRPSMRYPQITNITGGSPMGKAEVQRLGRRDFLKHATVATTAGWTIIKPGSVRGTPANSRLELGIIGSGGRGEFIGKLFEQHTNSKVVALHDYFADRVEALGGKLSVEAQARFTGLDGYRALLDRPIDAVAIESPPYFHPDQTIAALGAGKHVFLAKPIAVDVPGCLAIQEAARKAGDRLALLVDFQTRRDPLFREAAKRVHRGDIGAPVLGHVYYHAGRLNPKVPDGSPTARVRNWVFDKALSGDIIVEQNIHVIDVANWYLQGHPLKAQGTGGRKARVDVGDCWDHFVVTFSYPNDVLVDFSSAQFAKGYDDIRIRTYGAGGTVDSAYDGDVRITGDTAWPGGSTKGLYESGAVSNIKDFHAAVVNQQPLGDTLTPSVASNLTAILGRLAAYENRPVSWDEMLESPLEIDPKLDLPSDGPTRAA